The proteins below are encoded in one region of Ricinus communis isolate WT05 ecotype wild-type chromosome 6, ASM1957865v1, whole genome shotgun sequence:
- the LOC8285774 gene encoding receptor-like cytoplasmic kinase 176, with protein MDFSQENILASGGFGKMYKGWIDTESLKAASPDKGMIVAVKIFNQNGSQGLQEWVAEVKYLGQLSHPNIVKLIGYCTEKDNWLLVYEYMPNHSLKNHIFPSAYSASNNQPLSWDLRIKVALGAARGLTFLHDQANVIFRDFNTSAISLDRNFDAKLACFGLAKDGPIDGKTHVTTRVMGTEWYLAPEYSITGHLTKRGDVYSFGVVFLEMLTGRRAMETDKESPERSLVEWATPYLKNKRRIFGVLDPCLKGKSCDMQKAAELAMQCLSSEPKQRPIMEEVVKALEELHHNIVPVKAKLER; from the exons ATGGACTTCAGTCAGGAAAATATTTTGGCTTCAGGAGGCTTTGGTAAAATGTACAAGGGGTGGATCGATACAGAATCATTAAAAGCTGCCTCCCCTGACAAAGGCATGATAGTTGCTGTGAAAATATTTAACCAAAATGGGAGTCAAGGTCTCCAAGAATGGGTG GCAGAAGTCAAGTACCTAGGCCAGCTATCTCATCCAAATATTGTGAAATTGATTGGTTACTGCACAGAGAAGGATAATTGGCTTCTGGTGTACGAGTATATGCCTAACCACAGCTTGAAGAATCATATATTTCCAA GTGCTTATTCTGCTTCTAACAATCAACCACTTAGTTGGGATCTCCGTATAAAAGTTGCCCTTGGTGCTGCCAGGGGTTTAACATTTCTTCATGACCAGGCAAATGTGATCTTTCGAGATTTTAATACATCTGCAATTTCACTTGATCGC AACTTTGATGCCAAACTTGCTTGTTTTGGGTTGGCAAAGGATGGACCTATAGATGGAAAAACTCATGTTACTACAAGGGTAATGGGTACGGAATGGTATTTAGCCCCTGAATACAGCATTACAG GTCATCTAACCAAAAGGGGTGATGTGTATAGCTTCGGAGTTGTCTTTCTTGAAATGTTAACCGGCAGGCGAGCCATGGAAACAGACAAAGAATCACCAGAGAGAAGTCTAGTTGAATGGGCAACACCTTACCTTAAAAACAAACGTAGGATTTTTGGGGTTCTGGATCCTTGTCTTAAAGGCAAATCATGTGATATGCAGAAAGCTGCTGAACTTGCAATGCAATGCTTGTCGTCAGAACCAAAGCA